Part of the Nitrosophilus alvini genome, ATAATAAGGACTTATAGTGTTGTTGAAATCGACACATTTAGGAAGTGGACCGTCAAAGGTGAATTGCTGACCGGCAATATTGAAAATATATGATGTCTGGTATGAAAAACTGAAAGGCTGATCAGTATTTACCGTTGTATTGAAATCTATATAGGCTGTATCGTTTGGATTGAAAGTACCGCCGTTGACACTATTGGCTCCGGTTCCGATTCTTATTGTAAGAGTTTTGCCAGTGGTGTTGTAATCAACAAGATCGTCGCCTATGGTATCTGTCTGCAGTATAGGAGAGGTTTCTCCAATATTTTGTACTAAAGTCGTATTTTCGTTGTAAGATGTGATATTTTGATCGAATATTTTCATAATTTTAACATCTTCGGCTATTTCGTTGTCATCGTTTCTTATAGTGAGTCTGGCATGGATAGTATCGCCGACGCTTATGGTGCTTTCGGAAGTTATTTCGTTTCCATTGGAGTCATAGAGTGTTTCAAGATAACATATTTTTGGCTGATACAGTTCAGTAGAAAATGTCAAAACATTTGGATAAAAAGCATCCCCTTCTGAAATAATTTTTACTACCGTACTTTGTTGACCATTTGTCATAAAACTGCTGGTATCGAATATATCAATATCTATACCGTTGTTGTTTTGCAATGAAGGGTCATGTGTAAAACCTGAAATGGTCGAATTAAATACATTATCATAAGGAGAATCATCATTAGAAACATAGTTCCCGTCTACGGTGACATAATCCGGTTTGTAAAGATTTTCACCTTCGCCGGCAAATGTAATAAGTTTTGAATCGATGGGACCTGAAGTGGGCGTATAGAATCCTGATATATTGATCGTTTCAGTTTCGTTATGAGTTACTTTAAAACCGTCAAAAACAGAGATGTTCCTGAATTTTTCACCGTTATATGTATAAATTACAAATAGTGCCCAGGCACCGTAATTCCCATATCCCCTCATACCTTCCATACTTTGAATGTTTGCGGCTGTATAGACTCCGTTTGGATTTGTTGTATTGAGCTCGTTTGTAACATCTGCAAAAGCGGAGTATATTGTTCCGTATGCACTAGAGTAATAGGAAAAATCCAGATGATCAGCAACTATCTCTTTATAACCGGAAGTTTGAATATTAGGAATAGAGAAAAGTATCTTGTTTGCATCCAGAGTTTGAGTGGAAAGGTCGATATTATCGCTGGTTACAACAATGGTATCTCCGTCTCTGTATCTACAATAGTCGTTGGTATAGGTGTTGCAACTATGTAAAAATCCTTGCCAATAAAGTCCTGCCCAAACTATTTCAGAGCCTGCAGGAATGTTCAAAGTAGCGCTTGTTGAATTGAAGGTGGTAGCATTATTATCTATATCGAGATATTTTGTAAAATAGTTATTGGCTGTGGCATCCGGGTTTGTTGTACATTCGGCATCAAAACTGTTAGAGCTTACAGTAACACATTGAACAGTGTTTCCTATGGGAGTGATATTTCCGACAATATTTCTTGTATCGACTGGATTTCTAAGTTCAAAGTCTCTTTCTCCGTTATTGTAATCTGTCCCATCGTCATCAAGAATTGTTCCTGTTGCCTGGGAGTCAGCTATAACGCCTTCACCTGTTACATTTGAGAGGTTTATATAGAACAGTTCATCGTTTTCAATAACTGTATCTCCGTTTATTGTGATATCTATTGTGCGGCTAGTGTTTGTGTTGTCAAAAGTCAAAGTGCCGGATTTTGCTACATAATCGTTATCTGCAACTGTAGCTGTTCCGTCTTGTGTGCTATAGTCGACTGTGACTGTTCCTGTAGGAGCCGGGTCTATTGTAACATTGAAAGAGATAGTTGTCTGTCCACTATCTCCTTCTGGCTGTGCAGCATCATAAATAGTAATTGAGGGTTCTGGTGTTTTTATTGATATATTATCAATATATGCAACTTCTGAATTAGCTGTAGAATCGACCCTGAGTTCAAGTTTCAGTTCGGCATTTGCATCGGTGTACAAAGAGACAGTTATATGATATGTGCCGTCGGTATAGCTATAAGTTCCTACAAGAGTGTTATTTGCATAAATATAAAAAAAATCCTGAAATATCCACCCGTTTTCCCAGCCCCCTTCTGTTCTTATATCCAAATCAAGTATAACTTGAGTGTTTTTATAAGCAGATGAAAAACTGTAGGTTTTTGTAGCTGTACTGTCTCTTTCTATCAGCATCTCTTCATTTACGACAGATACGCCTGTACCGGACCAGCCGTTTAGTCCTGATGAAAAGTCGTCAAATGCCAGTTGAGCGGCAAAGGAATAGATACCGGATACAAGTAGAGTAAGTATAATTTTAAGTAAAGTATATCTCATATTTTTGTTCCTTCAAGAACTATAAAAAAGAGTGGGAAAGCAAATATCAGAGAATACTGAAGATTTGCAACCCAACCACCCACCTTAATTGTTGACATATGCTGTATATCTAAAGTATAAAACTATTTTCTTTTAATAATCCTTAATATCTATTTCTGTGTCTTCTCAAAGGCTTTTTGAACCGCTTTTATGAAAGCATTTCTTGCCCCCTCTTCTTCAAGTACGGCATATCCTGCGGCGGTTGTTCCGCCAGGACTCATTACTTCATCTTTTATCATAGAAGGGACTCTGTTTTTCAAAAGCGGTACGAATCCCTCAAAAAGACCTTCGACCAGTTTTTTTGCATCTTCTCTTTTTAATCCCTCTTTTACGCCGCCGTCTGCGAGAGCTTCAGCTATTACGGCCAAAAATGCAGGACCGCTGCCCGCTATAGCTGTAGCTATATCAAGCTCCTTTTCGGAAGAGACCCATAAAACATCGCCAATTTTATCAAATATTTTAATTGCATCCAGTTTTGTACTGTCGTCGCCCGTTAGTGTTGTCATAGACTTTTTGAAAACTGCCGAAAGGTTGGGCATGGCTCTGACATATTTTTTTGCTTTTATCTCTTTTTTCAATTTTTCGATTTTAGTTCCCGCCAGTACCGATATGAGAGTATTGGCTTCACTTTTGAAATAGTCCGAGACATCTTCTATGGCATGTGGCTTTACGCATAGAATGACTGTTTTGTCTGAAGAGTCGAATTCTTCGTAGGTTTTAACGCAAATATCCATCTTTTTGAGATTTTCCAGTTTTTCGCTATCTCTTCCTATCACTTCCAGTTCAAAATCATCTTTTAATCCGTCTATCAGGGCGAATGCCATTTTTCCTGTACCTATGATTGTTATCCGATTCATATTCTGCCTTTACTGGTAATTATGAGCCACATACTTCTTGATTAATATTATAAAACAAATATTACCATATTTACGGTAAAATATCTGAAACAAAATCAAATCAAAGAGGGCATATGAAAAAAAGTTTTGCTGCATTATTGACGGCTTTGGTATTTATAACCGGTTGTTCTACCAAGAAAGAGGTAGAATACAACAAACCGGCCATTTACTGGTATCAAAAAATTATAAAAAAAATAAGTGTCGGAGATCTTGACAAGGCTGACGAGTATTTTACGTCACTTCAGAGTGAACATATAGGTTCCCCTTTTTTAGCCGAAGCTATGCTTATGCTGGCCAAAGCGCATATGGAAAATGAAGAATATCTTCTTGCACAGTTTTATCTGGATGAGTATATAAAAAGATATGCAACATACAGAAAAAGAGAGTTTGCAGAGTATCTAAAAATAAAAGCAAGTTTTTTGGGATTTAAAAATCTCTATCGTGACCAGAAACTTTTAATGGATACTATAAAAGATGCAAACGGATATCTTGAAAAATATCCCGATTCCGAGTTTGTTCCATTAGTTCAGACAATACTTACAAAACTCTATATGGCAGAGTTTATACTGAATAAGGAGATTGTATCTCTTTATAAAAGAAGAGGAAAGCCTGAAGCGGCAAAAATATATGAAGAGAGACTGAAGTCTTCGTGGATAAACGATAATGAGATATTGAGACCAGAGAGTGCATGGTATGAGAAGATGCTTGATTGGTAGCAAGATGGTAAATACAAAAGGAGTTTTATGAAACTGAGCGATTATAATGCTTTTCCAGCAACAATACCGATAATTGTGGAAGATGAGATTTTTCTATATCCGTTTATGATATCCCCGATTTTTTTAAGTGATGACAAAAATATAAATGCGGCGGCAAAAGCTCTGGACGAGAACTCTTTGGTGATGGTTTGTCCGGCCAAAGAAGGAAAAGAAGGCGGAAGGGATTTTGATTCTATCTATCCTGCCGGTGTTATAGGTTCAATTATGAGAAAAGTCTCTTTGCCGGATGGAAGAATCAAAATACTTTTCCAGGGATTGGCGCGTGGAAAAATAATTCAAAAAATAGGTGAAAATCCTTTAACTGCGCTTGTTGATGTGATTACATCAAAGCCGTATAATGAAATAAAACTGGAAGCTTTACTAGAAGTATTGAGAGAAAAAGTAAGAACACTGGCAAATGTAAGTAGCTATTTTCCTCCCGATCTTTTAAAAACAATAGAAGAAAATCACGAACCGAATAGAATAGCCGATCTTATCAGCAGTTCTATAAAACTTAAAAAGAGCGATGCATACGAACTTTTTACAGAAGAGGACGTTGAACAGCGCTTTATGATGCTTATAGACTATATAACAGAAGAGATTGAGGCAAGTAAGCTTCAGCGTGAGATAAAGACCAAAGTACACAGCAGAATAGAGAAGATCAATAAAGAGTATTTTCTCAAAGAGCAGTTAAAACAGATACAAAAAGAGTTAGGCGTCGATACTCAGCGGGAAGAGGAGATAGAAGAGTACAGAAGAAAGTTAGAATCAAAAAAACGTTACATGAGCGAAGAGGCTTACAAAGAGATAAAAAAACAGATAGACAGATATGCAAGAATGCATCCGGAAAGTGCCGATGCAAACGTTTTGCAAAACTACCTTGAGTGGGTGCTTGAGATTCCTTTCGGAAAATACTCAAAGAAAAAACTTGATATAAATGCTGTCAAAAAAGAGCTGGACAAAGACCATTACTCTTTGGAAAAGCCTAAAGAAAGAATTGTAGAGTATTTCGCCGTAAAAGAGCTTTTGGAGCTCAGAGGACTCAAAAAAAGCGAAGGAAAAGGGGCTATACTCTGTTTTGCAGGGCCTCCGGGTGTGGGTAAAACCTCTTTGGCTAACTCAATTGCGAAGGCTTTAAAAAGACCGCTTGTAAGGATAGCTCTTGGAGGACTTGAGGATGTAAGTGAACTCAGAGGCCATAGAAGAACATATATAGGCGCAATGCCGGGGCGTATAGTACAGGGTATTATCGATGCCAAAGAGATGGATCCGGTTATGGTTCTTGACGAAATAGACAAAGTGGGAAGAAGTTTCAGAGGAGACCCTACTTCTGTTCTTCTGGAGATTTTAGATCCTGAACAAAATACGCACTTTAGGGACTATTATCTCAATTTCAGTATAGATTTGAGCAATATTATATTTATAGCGACGGCAAATGATATAAGCACTATTCCGGCACCGCTTAGAGATAGAATGGAGTTTATTTTCGTTAGCAGTTATACTCCTCAGGAAAAGTTTGAAATAGCTAAAAGATATCTGATTCCACAGGAGTTGAAAAAACACGGGCTCAAAAGAAGTGAACTCTCCATATCAGATGCAGCCTTACAGGTTATTATAGAAAAATATACAAGAGAAGCAGGGGTTAGAAATCTTAGAAGAAGGATAGCAGATATCGCAAGAAAAGCTGCAAAAGAGCTGCTTGAAAATCCGGAAATCAAAAAGATATCCGTTACACTCAAAAATCTGGATAAATATCTGGAAAAACCTGTATTTGAGATTGAAACTGCCGATAAAGTTCCTCAAGTGGGGGTGGTAAACGGACTTGCTTGGACGGCTGTGGGTGGAGATGTTCTGAAAATAGAGGCAATAAAGATAAAAGGCAAAGGAATGCTTCAGCTAACCGGTAGCCTTGGAGAGGTCATGAAAGAGTCTGCAAGGATAGCTTTGAGTGTAGTTAAAGTTATGATTGATCAGAGAAAATTGCCTATAGATGAGAGTGTCATACCCAAAACTTCAAAAGAGCGAGATGAGGGTATCAAAGTAGATCCTAGCGAAGTTTATAGAAGATACGATCTTCATCTGCATATTCCTGAAGGAGCGACACCGAAAGACGGGCCAAGCGCCGGTATAACAATGGCTACAGCAATATCTTCAATTCTTTCAGAAAGAAAGGTAAGGTCAGATATAGCTATGACGGGAGAATTGACACTCACAGGAAGGGTATTGCCTATAGGAGGACTTAAAGAAAAGCTTATCGCAGCATATAAGGCAAAGATCAAAAAAGTTTTAATTCCCAAAAAAAATTATGACAGAGACTTAGATGATATACCCAAAGAGGTTGTTGATGCGCTGGAGATCATACCTGTAACAAGAGTAGAAGAGGTACTTAAAGAGAGCCTACTTTAGAAGGCTCTCTTTATATAAAATGATATCAGGTTGCGGTATATTGATTTATTTTCTCTTTAAGAATCTGTTCCCTGATAGGTTTGTTTATAAAGTCGTTTGCTCCACTGTCAAGTGCTTCGACTCTTTTTGTCTCATCGGTGCTGAGAACTATAACTGGTATCTGTTTTAAATTTGTGTCGCTTCTTAATATTTTTAACATTTCTATTCCGTTCATTACCGGCATTATAATATCAAGCAGTATTATATCTATATCATTGTGCTCCTTGAGTACATTTAAAGCTTCTGCTCCATTTTTTGCTTCATAAACCTCTTCTATATTGTCAGATTTCATCAACATGGATTTTAATAGTTTTAGATTAATAAAATCGTCGTCAACTGCCAATACTTTTATTTTTTTCATTTTACCCTCTCATTTAATAATTTTTAAACTCATAATGTTCAGATATATTTTTCTACAACAAGCCTCAGAAGATCTTTATTTACAACATTTTTTATCACGTCGCTAAATATAGACTTCTCTTCCTCTGTTGCCGTAGCTGAGGGATCAATAAAAAGAATAATCGGTGTTTTCATGTTTGATGCCTCTATTGTATTTTTGATTTCCTGTAGATCAAATCCGTCAAGCTCCCTGTCGACCAAAATCAGTCTGTATCCACCTTCTTTTATTTTTTCAAGGAGTTCATTGAAGCTACCAGCTATATCGGAACTAAAATCAAGTTCGTCTATAAGTTTTTCAAATAGTTTTGATTCTACAGGAGTTTTTTTCGCAATAAGTATATCTTTTTTTATATTCTCATCAACTGTTTTTATCTCCTGAGTCTCTTTCTCGCTTGTTTTTTGAATCTCTTTGTCTTCTTGTGTCGATTCTTTTAGCCGTTTTGTCAGCGGATGCTCAATCTCTTCTTCAACTATTTTATCAGAAAGGAATCTCTCCAATATTGCGGCAATCTCATCTCTGACAAGAGGTTTTGTGGCATATTCATCAAAACCTTCGCTTAGATATTTTTCCCTGTCTCCTTTCAGTGCATGAGCGGTTAAAGCGGCTATCGGAACATGAGGAACCTTATAATCCTCTTCATAGTCCAGAATTTCATGAAGAGCTTCTACACCGTCCATTATAGGCATCTGAATATCCATAAATATAATATCGTAGTCGCCGTTTTTTCTCTTTTCAAAAGCTTCCAGACCGTTATTGGCTAGATCAACTTCCAATCCCATATCTTCCAGTGTTTTTTGTATGAGCTTCTGATTTATCATATTGTCTTCTGCTACAAGAGCTTTGGCTTTGAATTTAATTTTTGAAAAATCGAACTCTTTAACCGTTTTTCTTGAAGTTTTACTCTTCTGCTCATAATCGAGGAGCAACTGTTTCGTTTTAGTTACGTTAACGGGTTCGTAAATCAGTTTTATTAAATTTTTAGCGAATCCCTCTGTTGTTTTCTGATGACTGATTTTGGCTATCAATGAGGTGGGAATATTTCTGATGAAAAAGTCTTTCAGCCTGTTTTCATCCGTGTAGTCAAAATCCAGAAGAACAAAATTGTATCTTTTGTGCTCTTTTAGCAGTTCGTCCAGATCGTTAAAAATATTGAATTTGGCGCCGTAGAAATCGAGATATTCGCGGATATACCTGTTTTGGTCTTTTTCCATTCCAGGAATTTCCAGGAAAGCTACTTTTAGACCTTTGAATTTTCCCTCGAGTGTTTCGTCAAGGCTTGGAATCTCTTCTAATTCAAGAGTAAAGAAAAATTTTGAACCTTTTCCGATTTCGCTTTCAAGATCGAGTTTCCCGCCCATAAGTTTGACAAATTCGCTGGATATTGTAAGTCCTAGTCCGGTTCCTCCATATTTTCTTGTTACCGAAATATCGGCTTGGGAAAAAGCTTCAAAAATCTGGGCTTTTTTCTCCGCGGGTATTCCTATACCGGTATCTTTTACAACAAAATCTATTTTTGCTTTTCCGTTTTCTGAAGCATTTTTTCGTATTTCTACTGAAACGGAGCCGCCGTTATCGGTAAATTTGATAGCGTTACTGATAAGGTTTATAAGTACCTCTTTAATTTTTGTAGGATCGCCTTTTAGTAGATTGCTGAGTCTTGGATCTACAAAAAGGCCTAAATTTATATCTTTTTCTGCCGCTCTAGGTGCGTAAACTTCGACGGCACTTTCAAACTCTTCGATAGGATTAAATACGATATTTTCGATTTCGATTTTGTTACTTTCGATTTTTGAAAGGTCAAGAATACTATTTATAATCTGAAGAAGATTTTCAGAGCTTTTTTCTATTATATTTACAAACTCTTTTTGCTCTTCATTTAGTTCCGTACTTTTGAGTAGCTCTGTAAATCCGACAATGCCGTTCAATGGTGTTCTAATTTCATGAGACATGTTGGCAAGGAACATACTCTTTGCTTTACTTGCCTCTTCGGCTGTCTCTTTTGCGCTTTCGGCTTTGATAAGGGCAGTTTCCAGAAGTTCATATGCTGTAGCGATACCTTCTGTTGTATCAAGATTGATATCTGCTGCCACATTTCCTTTTTCATCACGAATCGTTTTGGACTCTGCAACCTTTTTAATGACAGCTTCGAGTCTTTTAATGTTGCCTGTAATGTCTCTGGCAAGAAAGTAGCCCCCTATCATCAACAGTACTGAAAGAGAAAAGAGAACAGCAGAAGCGATCAAAACATATGTCTGTATTTGAGAAACCTGTTCGACTCTGCTTATTATCGCGTTACTTACAACTTTTTCAGCATTTCTTATTACATCGATTTTTTCAGTCTGGAGGTTGAACCAAAGTGTTGGGTCAACAGGGTATAAACCGTCATTTACGGATCTTTGAATACTTACTCTGGTCTGAAGTACTTCGTTTATAATATCTTTGGCGTCTTCGCTACCAAATATATCGTTAAGAGCTTTTTTTACATCAGACGAAGAGAGATTATTATAGGATAGATTATCTGCTTTCCCTATAAGAGAGTTCCATAAAATAAGCTCTTTGTCAGATGCTGGCGTATATCTGGCAAGTATGAATGAGACGAAGCCTCTTTCGATACCGGTATACTCTTTTGCGGTAACAAACTGCACATATACGGAAGATATCGCCGTAATCTCTGGATTGATTGAGTAATATACAAGATTTGACAGGTTGTTAAGGATTGGAGTATTTATCATATCCGTATAGAAACCGAAAAATACATTTTCAAAGCCGATTTTAAGTGTGTCGACTTTTTTTCTGATAAAGTTAAGCTCTTTTAGATTTGTTAAAACAGTTTTGACTCTTAGCGTTAATTCGGGATTTTTTTTCAGATAGTTTTTAAGGTCTTGAATAGCCTTGTCAACTATGCTTCTCTGTTTTTTTAGTGAGTCTTTTATCATTTGACCCCGGCTTCCGATATAGATAGATGTCATCCCCCTCTCTTTAGCGACCTGTGTCATTAAATTGCTTAGTACTCTGTTGAATTCTATCTCTTTCTTCAAAGTCTGCGTTTTTTGATAAGTCTGATATGAGTCGTACAGGAAGTAGCCTGACAACGAGAAAAGAAGCAGCAGCGGCAGAAGACTTATTAGCTGCATTTTTCTTATTAGACTGAGTTGCATATCTATCCTTTTAGTTTAGATTTATATTATATTTCTGAGCAATCGTGGAGCATTCGCGTGCACCGCTTTGTAAACCTTCTTTTAGAAGTTTCTTTATCTTTTTGATGTTTGCATTTCCTTTTTCGAGATAGATCTGGGCAAGATAGCAGTTAGCTCTTGCATTACCTATTTTTTTTGCCTCAAGAAAAAACTTTTCTGCTTTATCAAGATCTTTTTGAGTACCCATACCGTTAAGATAGAAAAGTCCTAAAAAATATTTTGCCTGAACTGATCCTTCTTCTACAGCCAATTCAAAAAACTCTTTTGCTTCTTTATAATTTTGGCTTTTATATGCCCTGATTGCGTTGCTGAAGTTTGAAGCGTATAGAGCTATTGCTGCGAAAGCGAGAGAAAAAAATATCTTCTTCAATGTCAATCCTTTGTTATCTGTTTAAATTTCAATAGTTTTACTCAGGTTTTCTAACATTTCAAAAAATTTATCGGCTGCGTCTGCTTTATTTTCGCTCTCATTGTTGTCACACAGCTTACTAAGCTGTGCACTGAACTCTTCGAGTCGTAAATTGTCTGTAATTCCTTTGAGTTTTTTTGCCGTTTTTTGCAACTCTTCTTTTTTTTGATCGGAAATGAGGCTGTATATTGTCTCTTTTTGTTTTTTTGCTTCTTTTATGAAATCTTTTATCAGTTCGTGAATAAGCGTTTTTGGAAGACCTATTTCATTGGCTATTTTTTCCGTATCGTACTCTGTCTGCTCTTTTGGCTCCGTTTCTTTTATGATGTCGAAAGGATATATCTCTTCTTCATTTTGATTTGTATGGTCGCTGATATCTTTTTCAAAAACAGTATCGTTTTCCACAGGTAAAGAGATAGTTGTATCTACATCTTCTTCAATGTGCAGTTGCTCTTTCAGCTCTTTTATAAAATCGTAAAATTCCGAAAGTTTTTCTTCCAGAGTTTTTTTATCATTTGAACTATTGATAACAGAAAGTATTTCGACGGCTTTTTCGATACGCAGATTTGCTGCTGCACCTTTCAGTTTGTGTGAATAGTTTCGTATCTCTTCAATATTTTCGCTTGAAAGCAGTTCTTCGAATTTGGGCTTATACTCTATCGCCTGGTTAATAAACTCTTTGACAAATTCTGTTATAAGTTCCGGTGTTAGCCCTAGCTCTTTAGCAGCATCTTCCGGATCGAAAATAGGGGATTCGGATATTTTTGTAGTAGCCGGTTCCTCTTTTTCTTCAAAAAACAGGGGAGCCTCCTCCTCTATAGAAGAAGGAGTGTCAAAATCTAGATTGATATCCAGTTTTTCATTTTCAAAAGTTTCCGCTTGTTCTGTTTTAAATATTTCGGGAGTATCCGTGTTGTCCTGAGATATCAAAACTTCATCTGTTTGAGGTTGCATATCGGTCTGGAAAGCCGATATCTCAGGATTTTCTTCTATGTTTTGATCCGGTAATCGAAAATTATCTTCTTCTTGATCCTGATACTCTGTTGGAAGAATAAGATCAGGCTGTGGCGTATCATGATTTTGTGAAAGAGAGGATTCGTTACTTACGCCTTTTATGTTTTCGAGTCTTACTGAGTAAAATGTTTCACCGTTATCCATATAAAGCATGTCTACAGTGATTTTGCATTCAAATTCATGATTATTTTTCGTGTGAATTATTGCTCTTGGAGTCTGAATATTGCTGTGTAGTACAAAATTGAGCCAGGAGAAATTTTCAAAATTGTAAACATATCCGGGTCTAACTTCAAAAAGTTCGGCTATATCTTTTATATCTTCTTTCAGTTCATCTAGGGAGGAGTATCCCAATAGTTGTAGACTGTAGTCTGAAATTCCTACAAGCTCTCTGTTCTTCGTATATAAAATCAATTTTTGTCCTTTTAACTATTCTCTCTTCTCTTTTTCCAAAAGTGAGCGGTAAAGTTTTTCAGCCTCTTCTATATCTTTTCTGTTGGCAGGTTTTCGTGCCGCTATATATCCAACTTTTTGACCCTCTTTTATAATAGGTTTTATATGGGTTTCGACCCAGTAAT contains:
- a CDS encoding response regulator, with translation MKKIKVLAVDDDFINLKLLKSMLMKSDNIEEVYEAKNGAEALNVLKEHNDIDIILLDIIMPVMNGIEMLKILRSDTNLKQIPVIVLSTDETKRVEALDSGANDFINKPIREQILKEKINQYTAT
- a CDS encoding outer membrane protein assembly factor BamD, whose product is MKKSFAALLTALVFITGCSTKKEVEYNKPAIYWYQKIIKKISVGDLDKADEYFTSLQSEHIGSPFLAEAMLMLAKAHMENEEYLLAQFYLDEYIKRYATYRKREFAEYLKIKASFLGFKNLYRDQKLLMDTIKDANGYLEKYPDSEFVPLVQTILTKLYMAEFILNKEIVSLYKRRGKPEAAKIYEERLKSSWINDNEILRPESAWYEKMLDW
- the lon gene encoding endopeptidase La, which encodes MKLSDYNAFPATIPIIVEDEIFLYPFMISPIFLSDDKNINAAAKALDENSLVMVCPAKEGKEGGRDFDSIYPAGVIGSIMRKVSLPDGRIKILFQGLARGKIIQKIGENPLTALVDVITSKPYNEIKLEALLEVLREKVRTLANVSSYFPPDLLKTIEENHEPNRIADLISSSIKLKKSDAYELFTEEDVEQRFMMLIDYITEEIEASKLQREIKTKVHSRIEKINKEYFLKEQLKQIQKELGVDTQREEEIEEYRRKLESKKRYMSEEAYKEIKKQIDRYARMHPESADANVLQNYLEWVLEIPFGKYSKKKLDINAVKKELDKDHYSLEKPKERIVEYFAVKELLELRGLKKSEGKGAILCFAGPPGVGKTSLANSIAKALKRPLVRIALGGLEDVSELRGHRRTYIGAMPGRIVQGIIDAKEMDPVMVLDEIDKVGRSFRGDPTSVLLEILDPEQNTHFRDYYLNFSIDLSNIIFIATANDISTIPAPLRDRMEFIFVSSYTPQEKFEIAKRYLIPQELKKHGLKRSELSISDAALQVIIEKYTREAGVRNLRRRIADIARKAAKELLENPEIKKISVTLKNLDKYLEKPVFEIETADKVPQVGVVNGLAWTAVGGDVLKIEAIKIKGKGMLQLTGSLGEVMKESARIALSVVKVMIDQRKLPIDESVIPKTSKERDEGIKVDPSEVYRRYDLHLHIPEGATPKDGPSAGITMATAISSILSERKVRSDIAMTGELTLTGRVLPIGGLKEKLIAAYKAKIKKVLIPKKNYDRDLDDIPKEVVDALEIIPVTRVEEVLKESLL
- a CDS encoding Calx-beta domain-containing protein, which gives rise to MRYTLLKIILTLLVSGIYSFAAQLAFDDFSSGLNGWSGTGVSVVNEEMLIERDSTATKTYSFSSAYKNTQVILDLDIRTEGGWENGWIFQDFFYIYANNTLVGTYSYTDGTYHITVSLYTDANAELKLELRVDSTANSEVAYIDNISIKTPEPSITIYDAAQPEGDSGQTTISFNVTIDPAPTGTVTVDYSTQDGTATVADNDYVAKSGTLTFDNTNTSRTIDITINGDTVIENDELFYINLSNVTGEGVIADSQATGTILDDDGTDYNNGERDFELRNPVDTRNIVGNITPIGNTVQCVTVSSNSFDAECTTNPDATANNYFTKYLDIDNNATTFNSTSATLNIPAGSEIVWAGLYWQGFLHSCNTYTNDYCRYRDGDTIVVTSDNIDLSTQTLDANKILFSIPNIQTSGYKEIVADHLDFSYYSSAYGTIYSAFADVTNELNTTNPNGVYTAANIQSMEGMRGYGNYGAWALFVIYTYNGEKFRNISVFDGFKVTHNETETINISGFYTPTSGPIDSKLITFAGEGENLYKPDYVTVDGNYVSNDDSPYDNVFNSTISGFTHDPSLQNNNGIDIDIFDTSSFMTNGQQSTVVKIISEGDAFYPNVLTFSTELYQPKICYLETLYDSNGNEITSESTISVGDTIHARLTIRNDDNEIAEDVKIMKIFDQNITSYNENTTLVQNIGETSPILQTDTIGDDLVDYNTTGKTLTIRIGTGANSVNGGTFNPNDTAYIDFNTTVNTDQPFSFSYQTSYIFNIAGQQFTFDGPLPKCVDFNNTISPYYPAAGTFNVVNKNYSGETVPLDYQDSVNSLYTQISGKEFHVKAVKLKDDLVTPEEYDGIVRLSLINTPDFSTAATDDEKNQICKAATSLFEKDLIFDDDEYVDTNITYDAASKNLTFRINFLKNQYDKPIDWYCTDKTYNCIWGMLTSRVYTQPQYIGQCTGVYDPAYCPCADVCNPGVGGASENQASKECIDCVFGSEIAGSVCARDNFSIRPETYSMDMNETNLIGAKWYTLDINATLYNLDTNTTGYSQTIDGSADKNATTQLVVPTGCSLPTDKELVSTTIAFTNGQTTNTLFRYMNVGDVNLSVHDKDWTEVDQVTKSDGTWDCIEASSSNTPDSLGKVGCLIEGSKIFKFNPKEFRNSLDLSNNNDQNFTYISNDSAMSAEIKIDIKAILDDNSTATNYTANCFSKDINYTVTLINDKNLTWSTSQDRIVYFDNNSTATLINTNNEKADYNTSQSVFKSGTASISIQFNFDRNLSIPDEPFKISKNDFNITVKETDGNTTGADFNRTIDQNATFIFGRVHAPDYKTDQDSLNAVIYYEVYCKTCTKSNYPGIFGNESFDDVFWYVNLQHNSPSEGNVTAFTPTISTNITVSPGNTTTVNNGTENQTFTYNGSSYPYKDRIDMNASSWLIYNRFDPTANVNSFYIEFTGKPKDWAGIGSTGKTVDLNISQDSERRIDW
- a CDS encoding pyrroline-5-carboxylate reductase — its product is MNRITIIGTGKMAFALIDGLKDDFELEVIGRDSEKLENLKKMDICVKTYEEFDSSDKTVILCVKPHAIEDVSDYFKSEANTLISVLAGTKIEKLKKEIKAKKYVRAMPNLSAVFKKSMTTLTGDDSTKLDAIKIFDKIGDVLWVSSEKELDIATAIAGSGPAFLAVIAEALADGGVKEGLKREDAKKLVEGLFEGFVPLLKNRVPSMIKDEVMSPGGTTAAGYAVLEEEGARNAFIKAVQKAFEKTQK